The following proteins are co-located in the Rubidibacter lacunae KORDI 51-2 genome:
- a CDS encoding DUF433 domain-containing protein, with protein sequence MERIAVDPQVHVGKPCGAGTRISVQRVLELLAVGVSAEAIARDYYPAFRSKTCVRVWSRRSRWSLPRTCS encoded by the coding sequence ATGGAGCGCATCGCAGTCGATCCACAAGTCCATGTCGGCAAACCTTGTGGAGCCGGGACGCGGATCTCCGTGCAGCGAGTATTGGAGCTGCTTGCCGTGGGAGTGTCTGCCGAGGCGATTGCACGAGACTACTACCCGGCCTTCAGATCCAAGACGTGCGTGCGTGTCTGGAGTCGGCGATCGCGCTGGTCGCTGCCGAGGACGTGCAGCTGA
- a CDS encoding DUF5615 family PIN-like protein, whose product MKLLPDQDAYALTVRFLAEAGHDVVTVAELYLARATDIEIWAAAGASKRILVTRDSNHGNLVLVRASGSGVIWFRRNLLTCDSQQPESHSCRAGRLLVSYSAEELAAAFVVVEPNRHRLRKRQPPPEQSEGCIERTLII is encoded by the coding sequence GTGAAACTTTTACCCGACCAAGACGCTTACGCGCTCACTGTCCGCTTTTTAGCTGAAGCAGGGCACGACGTCGTGACTGTAGCCGAGCTCTATTTAGCACGGGCGACAGATATCGAAATTTGGGCTGCTGCAGGGGCGAGCAAACGCATCCTCGTGACTCGAGATAGCAACCACGGCAATCTAGTATTGGTAAGGGCTTCGGGTTCCGGCGTAATCTGGTTCCGGCGTAATCTACTGACGTGCGACTCCCAGCAACCTGAATCGCATTCGTGCCGAGCTGGTAGGTTACTCGTCAGCTACTCTGCAGAAGAGTTAGCAGCAGCGTTTGTGGTTGTGGAACCGAATAGGCATCGTTTGAGGAAAAGGCAGCCGCCGCCAGAGCAGTCAGAAGGTTGTATAGAAAGAACTTTGATTATTTAA
- a CDS encoding DNA adenine methylase, whose amino-acid sequence MPEYKIKSPLRYPGGKSKAISRLSQYIPPFQELREPFFGGGSVSFYCAQIFPNTKLKASDINYDLYCFWEQLSVDPDPLIEHVWDVKFKCDNGRALYQELCGRRDSDLSDLQRAVDFFILNRITFSGTIDSGGYSEKAFQSRFTTSSIERLEKAKEIARQISFHHADYHQLLCEPGYDVFLFLDPPYYSATKSKLYGKKGDLHMHFDHQRFFEELVNCKHRWLVTYDNSEYIRELYADFYQLEWELQYGMNNYKKTTAARGKELLIANFELVLETQSLPSRFTQ is encoded by the coding sequence ATGCCTGAGTATAAAATCAAAAGTCCTTTGAGATATCCTGGCGGTAAGTCAAAGGCCATCTCTCGTCTTTCACAGTACATACCCCCTTTTCAAGAGCTGCGAGAGCCATTTTTCGGTGGGGGATCTGTTTCATTTTATTGTGCCCAGATTTTTCCAAATACCAAGCTTAAAGCCAGCGACATCAATTACGACCTTTACTGTTTTTGGGAACAGCTGTCGGTCGATCCAGATCCTCTAATCGAGCATGTGTGGGACGTAAAGTTTAAGTGTGATAACGGTAGAGCTCTCTACCAAGAGCTATGCGGACGCCGTGACTCTGATTTATCAGATCTTCAACGTGCGGTTGACTTTTTCATTCTTAACCGCATTACATTCTCTGGGACTATCGATAGTGGGGGTTATTCCGAGAAGGCTTTTCAGTCGCGCTTCACAACTTCATCGATCGAAAGACTAGAGAAAGCAAAGGAAATCGCACGTCAGATTTCCTTTCACCATGCCGACTATCATCAGTTACTTTGTGAACCCGGTTACGATGTATTCCTATTCCTTGACCCACCCTATTACAGTGCAACAAAATCAAAGCTTTATGGGAAAAAGGGAGATCTACACATGCACTTCGACCACCAACGCTTCTTTGAAGAACTTGTTAATTGCAAACATCGCTGGCTTGTCACCTATGACAACAGCGAATACATTCGAGAACTATACGCCGACTTTTATCAACTTGAATGGGAGCTACAGTATGGAATGAATAACTATAAAAAGACTACCGCTGCCAGAGGTAAAGAGCTGTTAATTGCCAACTTTGAGCTTGTTCTAGAAACACAATCGCTGCCAAGTCGATTCACCCAATAG